Proteins from one Chryseobacterium arthrosphaerae genomic window:
- the hemW gene encoding radical SAM family heme chaperone HemW has translation MIYIHIPFCKQKCSYCNFHFSTSLNFKDEMLRAMKTEIMLRRNELQNKSLKSLYFGGGTPSILSVDEINSLIDEVLKYFSFEKDIEITLEANPDDLDKNFLKQLAGTPVNRLSIGTQSFFEEDLKLMNRAHTASEAESSIKRAQDFGFENLSIDLIYGSPTSNLEIWKENLNKTIALEVPHISSYALTVEPKTALENWISKGKVKSPKEEEQNREFYYLSDFLKDNGFEHYEVSNFAKPGFYSRHNSAYWKYQEYLGIGPSAHSYNGFDVRSWNVANNQQYNKKLNDKQLAKEEEILSLEDQFNEMIMIGLRTTWGVDLESLKSKFSDRMQEHLQAEIKSKIEEGVLIIENNHLKIPEKHWFMADGIASDLFIV, from the coding sequence ATGATATACATTCACATCCCTTTCTGTAAACAGAAATGCAGCTACTGTAACTTTCATTTTTCAACATCTTTGAATTTCAAGGATGAAATGCTGCGTGCTATGAAGACTGAAATCATGCTCAGAAGGAATGAACTGCAGAACAAATCTCTGAAATCATTGTACTTTGGAGGGGGAACTCCTTCTATTCTCTCAGTAGATGAGATCAATTCTTTAATTGATGAAGTCCTAAAGTACTTCAGTTTTGAAAAAGATATAGAAATTACTCTCGAAGCCAATCCCGATGATCTGGATAAAAATTTTTTGAAGCAGCTGGCCGGAACTCCTGTCAACAGACTTTCGATAGGGACCCAAAGTTTTTTTGAAGAAGATCTTAAACTGATGAACAGGGCTCACACTGCGTCAGAAGCAGAGAGTTCGATCAAAAGGGCCCAGGATTTCGGATTTGAAAACCTGAGTATTGATCTAATTTACGGTTCGCCTACCTCCAATCTTGAGATCTGGAAAGAAAATCTAAACAAAACCATAGCACTGGAGGTTCCTCATATTTCTTCCTATGCTTTAACGGTGGAACCCAAAACTGCTCTGGAAAACTGGATATCAAAAGGAAAGGTGAAAAGTCCTAAAGAAGAAGAGCAAAACAGGGAATTTTATTATCTGTCGGATTTTCTGAAAGACAATGGCTTTGAACATTATGAAGTATCCAACTTTGCGAAGCCCGGATTCTATTCCAGACACAATTCTGCCTACTGGAAATATCAGGAATATCTGGGAATAGGCCCCTCTGCCCATTCTTATAACGGTTTTGATGTCAGGAGCTGGAATGTAGCCAATAATCAGCAATATAATAAGAAACTTAATGATAAACAGCTGGCAAAAGAAGAAGAAATTCTATCCCTGGAAGATCAGTTCAATGAAATGATCATGATCGGGTTGCGTACTACCTGGGGAGTTGACCTGGAAAGCCTGAAAAGTAAATTTTCAGATAGAATGCAGGAACACCTTCAGGCAGAAATCAAATCTAAAATTGAAGAAGGCGTTTTAATCATTGAAAATAATCATTTAAAAATCCCTGAAAAGCACTGGTTCATGGCAGACGGAATTGCTTCGGATTTGTTTATCGTATAA